In Aureibaculum algae, the following are encoded in one genomic region:
- a CDS encoding DUF4286 family protein: MYIYNVTINIDSSIEQEWLKWMQNEHIPQMLETGKFFEAKMCQVMVQEETGVTYSIQYTAEDKEAVERYYKEDADQLRQETTKLFGSKFVAFRTELKVVNHVKNFIKS; encoded by the coding sequence ATGTATATCTACAATGTAACTATAAACATAGACAGTTCTATTGAACAGGAATGGCTTAAATGGATGCAAAACGAACACATACCTCAAATGTTAGAAACAGGTAAGTTTTTTGAAGCTAAAATGTGTCAGGTAATGGTTCAAGAAGAAACGGGCGTTACCTATTCTATTCAGTATACTGCTGAAGATAAAGAAGCAGTAGAAAGGTACTATAAAGAAGATGCGGACCAGCTTAGGCAAGAAACCACAAAATTATTTGGTAGTAAATTTGTAGCATTTAGAACAGAATTAAAGGTAGTAAATCACGTTAAGAATTTTATAAAATCATAA
- the rsmA gene encoding 16S rRNA (adenine(1518)-N(6)/adenine(1519)-N(6))-dimethyltransferase RsmA has protein sequence MSVRAKKHLGQHFLKDENIAKKIADTLTENNYDTVLEIGPGMGVLTKYLLQKKLTTHVIEIDTESVEYLKAHYLNLADRIISKDFLKLDISTILNNEQFAIIGNFPYNISTQIVFKTIENRNLIPELCGMFQKEVAKRIAEKPGSKAYGILSVLTQAFYDAEYLFTVPPSVFNPPPKVDSGVIRLIRKENYNLPVDEKLFFKVVKTAFNQRRKTMRNSLKSFNLSDKLREDTIFAQRPEQLSVEEFINLTKSIANDAI, from the coding sequence ATGTCAGTAAGAGCAAAAAAACACTTAGGTCAACACTTCTTAAAAGATGAAAATATAGCGAAAAAAATCGCTGATACACTTACTGAAAACAATTATGATACGGTTCTTGAAATAGGTCCTGGTATGGGCGTATTGACTAAATATTTATTGCAAAAAAAACTTACTACGCACGTAATAGAAATTGATACAGAATCTGTAGAATACCTAAAAGCACACTATCTCAATTTAGCAGATAGAATTATTTCAAAAGATTTTTTAAAGTTAGATATCAGTACAATTTTAAACAATGAACAATTTGCTATTATAGGCAATTTTCCATATAATATATCTACTCAAATAGTTTTTAAAACTATTGAAAACAGAAATCTCATTCCTGAATTATGTGGAATGTTTCAAAAGGAAGTTGCCAAACGCATTGCTGAAAAACCAGGTAGTAAAGCTTACGGAATTCTATCCGTTTTAACCCAAGCATTTTATGATGCTGAATATTTGTTTACTGTTCCTCCAAGTGTTTTTAACCCACCACCAAAAGTAGATTCAGGTGTTATTCGTTTAATCCGAAAAGAAAATTATAACCTTCCAGTAGACGAAAAGCTTTTCTTTAAAGTTGTAAAAACTGCATTTAACCAACGTAGAAAAACAATGCGAAATAGTTTAAAATCATTCAATTTATCAGATAAATTAAGAGAAGATACTATATTTGCCCAACGCCCAGAACAATTATCTGTTGAGGAGTTTATAAACCTTACTAAAAGTATAGCAAACGATGCCATTTGA
- the mgtE gene encoding magnesium transporter produces MPFEITDELIKQIEELILKQDNETLLGLLAEEHHADIAELLEDLNLEEATYIIKLLDSEITSDILMEMDEDDREKVLKNLSSKEIAKELDELDTDDAADMIAELPEERQEKVISKIEDEEHKADIKELLKYDENTAGGLMAKELVKVYENWNVLKCVREMRAQAEFVTRVHSIYVVDENEELKGRLSLKDLLVTSTKTHISEIYIPKVDSANVHDKAEDVARVMQKYDLEAIPVVDDKNHLLGRITIDDIVDVIKDEADKDYQMAAGLSQDVEADDTLWQHTRARLPWLFLGLLGGIGAASIMGGFEDLISKHAVLFFFTPLIAATAGNVGVQSSAIIVQGLANNDLKGSIGERLFKEFSLSLINGLALSLFLLLFTWIWKGNMLTSIAISISLFSVIVVAGIIGTFIPLFLNKRDIDPALATGPFITTSNDIFGILIYFWIAKMVLGI; encoded by the coding sequence ATGCCATTTGAAATTACAGATGAACTGATTAAACAAATTGAAGAGCTTATCTTAAAACAAGATAATGAAACACTCTTAGGTTTGCTGGCAGAGGAGCATCATGCAGATATTGCAGAACTACTAGAGGACTTAAATCTAGAAGAGGCTACTTATATCATAAAATTACTAGATAGTGAAATAACATCAGACATTTTAATGGAAATGGATGAAGACGATCGTGAGAAAGTCTTAAAGAACCTATCATCCAAAGAAATTGCAAAAGAGCTTGATGAATTAGACACCGATGATGCGGCAGATATGATTGCCGAACTTCCTGAAGAACGTCAGGAAAAAGTAATTTCAAAAATTGAAGATGAGGAGCATAAAGCTGATATAAAAGAATTACTAAAATATGACGAAAATACTGCAGGAGGTTTAATGGCGAAAGAGCTGGTTAAAGTATATGAAAACTGGAATGTGTTAAAATGTGTGCGAGAAATGAGAGCACAGGCAGAATTTGTTACACGTGTACATTCTATTTATGTGGTTGATGAAAATGAAGAATTAAAAGGAAGACTTTCTTTAAAAGATTTACTGGTAACCTCAACAAAAACACATATTTCTGAAATTTATATTCCAAAAGTTGATTCGGCAAACGTTCATGATAAGGCAGAAGATGTAGCTAGGGTAATGCAAAAATATGACTTGGAAGCGATACCAGTGGTTGACGATAAAAATCATTTACTAGGTAGAATTACCATTGATGATATTGTTGATGTAATTAAAGATGAAGCTGATAAAGATTATCAAATGGCAGCAGGTCTATCACAGGATGTAGAAGCAGACGATACGCTATGGCAGCACACTAGAGCTCGATTACCTTGGTTATTTTTAGGACTATTGGGAGGAATTGGGGCTGCTTCCATAATGGGTGGCTTTGAAGACCTCATTAGCAAACATGCAGTACTTTTCTTTTTCACACCATTAATTGCTGCTACTGCTGGAAACGTTGGTGTGCAATCGTCAGCTATTATTGTGCAGGGTTTGGCCAATAATGATCTAAAAGGTAGTATTGGAGAAAGACTATTTAAAGAATTCTCTTTATCGCTTATAAACGGTTTGGCATTATCATTATTTTTACTTCTCTTCACATGGATTTGGAAAGGAAATATGCTCACTTCCATAGCAATTTCCATATCTTTATTCTCGGTAATAGTTGTAGCTGGTATAATAGGAACTTTTATTCCATTATTTTTAAATAAAAGAGATATAGACCCAGCCTTAGCTACAGGACCATTTATAACTACAAGTAATGATATTTTTGGTATCCTAATTTACTTTTGGATTGCCAAAATGGTATTGGGTATTTAA
- a CDS encoding zinc ribbon domain-containing protein: MGKLNYSCPKCNNKTYKVGQMRGTGGTLSKIFDVQSQKYTSVTCEKCSYTEFYKAKTSALSNIFDLFTN; encoded by the coding sequence ATGGGAAAATTAAATTATAGTTGTCCAAAATGTAATAACAAAACTTATAAAGTAGGGCAGATGAGAGGAACTGGTGGAACACTCAGTAAAATTTTTGATGTTCAAAGTCAGAAATATACTTCGGTAACTTGCGAAAAATGTTCTTATACCGAATTTTATAAAGCGAAGACAAGTGCTTTAAGTAATATATTTGATTTGTTTACGAATTAA
- a CDS encoding glutamine--tRNA ligase/YqeY domain fusion protein, producing MSEEKKSLNFLEQIIEEDLANGLTKDKLHFRFPPEPNGYLHIGHAASICLNFGLGIKYNAPVNLRFDDTNPAKEEQEYVDAIKKDIQWLGFKWANEFYSSDYFQQLYDWSIQLINDGLAYVDNQSSEEMAIQKGTPTEVGTNSPNRDRSIEENLELFMKMKNGEFQEGSHVLRAKIDMEHVNMHMRDPIMYRILKKHHHRTGDDWCIYPMYDWTHGESDYIEQISHSICTLEFKSHRELYDWYVDQVYSGDDLRPKQREFARRNLSYTVMSKRKLLQLVQEGHVNGWDDPRMPTISGLRRRGYTPNSIKKFSEIAGISKRDNVTDVALLEFCIKDDLNKTAPRVMAVLNPVKVVITNYPEGKEEWLTAENNPEDDNAGNREVPFSKELYIEKEDFREEANKKFFRLKLGKEVRLKNAYIIKAESVVKDENGEVLEIHCTYDPLSRSGSGTEESQRRVKGTLHWVSIAHAIKTEVRLYDRLFIDEAPDSHKDKDFKEFINPNSLELNTNAFVEPSLKEASIGDRFQFQRLGYFCVDDDNTAEHLVFNRTVSLNDSWAKIERKGEQKKPVNNNSINELLAISGKYLKSKDNDDRLSLLDKMSDLSKKVEFQNLPELLKTAASNKEYFTYLVVFNNSNALETLAKDHADLVTEFISAALQMKNSYVRYQAVEFIYINSSLKDDYITILKDMVAEERNSMIAERLELILN from the coding sequence ATGTCTGAAGAAAAAAAATCGCTCAATTTTTTAGAGCAAATCATTGAAGAAGATTTGGCTAACGGGCTTACTAAAGATAAATTACATTTTCGTTTTCCGCCAGAACCAAATGGATATCTCCATATTGGACACGCTGCATCAATTTGCTTAAATTTCGGATTAGGAATAAAGTATAATGCACCCGTAAATTTACGTTTTGACGATACCAATCCTGCCAAAGAAGAACAGGAATATGTAGATGCAATTAAAAAAGATATACAATGGTTAGGCTTTAAATGGGCTAACGAATTCTATTCGTCAGACTATTTTCAACAATTATATGACTGGAGCATTCAACTTATTAATGATGGATTGGCTTATGTTGACAATCAATCATCTGAAGAAATGGCCATCCAAAAGGGCACACCTACTGAAGTTGGAACTAATAGTCCAAATAGAGATAGAAGTATTGAAGAGAACCTAGAATTATTCATGAAAATGAAAAATGGTGAATTTCAAGAGGGATCTCATGTATTACGTGCAAAAATTGACATGGAGCATGTAAATATGCATATGCGTGACCCAATTATGTACCGTATATTGAAGAAACACCACCACAGAACTGGAGATGATTGGTGTATTTACCCAATGTATGACTGGACCCACGGTGAATCAGATTATATTGAACAAATTTCTCACTCAATTTGCACCTTAGAGTTTAAAAGCCATAGAGAGTTGTATGATTGGTATGTTGATCAAGTATATTCTGGAGATGACTTAAGACCTAAACAACGCGAATTTGCTCGTCGTAATTTGAGTTATACGGTAATGAGTAAACGTAAATTACTCCAATTAGTACAAGAAGGACATGTAAATGGATGGGATGATCCTAGAATGCCTACCATTTCAGGATTACGTAGAAGAGGTTACACACCAAACTCAATTAAAAAATTTAGTGAAATTGCAGGAATTTCTAAACGTGATAATGTGACCGATGTGGCGTTATTAGAGTTTTGTATTAAAGACGATTTAAACAAAACTGCCCCAAGAGTTATGGCCGTTTTAAATCCTGTAAAAGTGGTCATTACAAATTATCCAGAAGGTAAAGAAGAATGGTTAACTGCAGAAAACAATCCTGAAGATGATAATGCAGGTAACAGAGAAGTCCCATTTTCTAAAGAGCTTTATATTGAAAAAGAAGATTTTAGAGAAGAAGCTAATAAAAAATTCTTTAGATTAAAATTAGGTAAAGAAGTCCGTTTAAAAAACGCATATATTATTAAAGCAGAATCTGTAGTAAAAGATGAAAATGGAGAAGTTTTAGAGATTCATTGTACTTACGACCCTCTATCTAGAAGTGGTAGTGGTACGGAAGAAAGCCAACGTAGAGTAAAGGGCACATTGCATTGGGTATCTATTGCTCATGCAATTAAAACGGAAGTTAGATTATATGACCGATTGTTTATTGATGAAGCACCGGACAGCCATAAAGACAAAGATTTTAAAGAATTTATAAATCCAAATTCTTTAGAATTAAATACAAATGCTTTTGTGGAACCAAGTCTAAAAGAAGCATCTATCGGTGATAGGTTTCAGTTTCAACGTTTAGGCTACTTTTGTGTAGATGATGACAATACCGCAGAACATTTAGTCTTTAATAGAACCGTATCCTTAAACGACAGTTGGGCTAAAATAGAAAGAAAAGGGGAACAGAAAAAACCCGTTAACAATAACTCTATCAATGAATTATTAGCTATTTCTGGTAAATATTTAAAGTCAAAAGATAATGATGATCGATTGAGTTTATTAGATAAAATGTCTGATTTAAGTAAAAAAGTTGAGTTTCAAAACTTGCCTGAATTATTAAAAACGGCAGCTAGCAATAAAGAATATTTCACCTATTTGGTTGTTTTTAACAACTCAAATGCATTAGAAACCCTAGCTAAAGATCATGCTGACCTAGTAACAGAATTTATCAGTGCTGCATTACAAATGAAAAATTCTTATGTACGTTATCAGGCTGTAGAATTCATATATATCAACAGTAGTTTAAAAGATGATTATATCACGATACTAAAAGATATGGTAGCGGAGGAACGAAATTCTATGATTGCTGAACGCTTAGAACTAATTTTAAACTAA